ATATATTACAAAAGGATATATTTAGTAATATACATAACAACAAAAACAAGCCTcaatcatatataatacataaaagACTAATGAGTGAAAAAGGAGATAATCATAATaaccaaaataataatggaaATGACAATAAGAAAAGGTTAGGATCTGTTGTAAATAATGAAGAGAATACTTGTTCTGATAAAAGAATGAAACCTTTTGAAGAAGGTCATGGATTTACACAAGTAGATAAAATGAACAACAATATTGATAATTTACAACAAAATGGTGTTATGAATTTGAATTCTAATaatgttgataataataattcagtTGTTGCTAAAAAGAATGAACCAAAAATACATTATAGAAAAGATTATAAACCAAGTGGATTTGTAATTAATAATGTaacattaaatattaatatccATGATAATGAAACTACTGTAAGATCTATTCTTGATATGGATATTAGTAAACATAATGTTGGTGAAGATTTAGTTTTTGATGGTGTTGgattaaaaattaatgaaataagtattaataataaaaaattagttGAAGGAGaagaatatacatatgataaTGAATTCTTAactattttttcaaaatttgtTCCAAAATCCAAATTTGCTTTTTCATCAGAAGTTGTTATACATCCAGAAACAAATTATGCTCTTACTggtttatataaatcaaaaaatattattgtttCTCAATGTGAAGCTACTGGATTCCGTCGTATTACCTTCTTTATTGATAGACCAGATATGATGGCTAAATATGATGTTACTGTAACTGctgataaacaaaaatatccCGTTTTGTTAAGTAATGGTGATAAAGTAAATGAATTCGATATACCAGGTGGTCGTCATGGAGCTAGATTTAATGACCCTCATTTAAAACCATGCTATTTATTTGCAGTTGTAGCTGGTGATCTAAAACATTTAAGTGCTACTTACACTACTAAATAtactaaaaagaaaattgaattatatgtatttagtgaagaaaaatatgtatCTAAATTACAATGGGCTTTAGAATGTCTTAAAAAATCTATGGCATTTGATGAAGATTATTTTGGATTAGAATATGACTTGTCTCGTTTAAATTTAGTTGCTGTTTCTGACTTTAATGTTGGTGCTATGGAAAATAAAggattaaatatatttaatgctaattctttattagcatctaaaaaaaattcaattgACTTTTCATATGCAAGAATTTTAACTGTTGTAGGACATGAATATTTTCACAACTACACAGGAAATAGAGTTACACTTAGAGATTGGTTTCAATTAACCTTAAAAGAAGGTTTAACTGTACATAGAGAAAATCTATTTTCTGAAGAAATGACTAAAACTGTAACTACTCGTTTGTCTCATGTAGATTTATTAAGAAGTGTTCAATTTTTAGAGGATTCATCACCATTATCACATCCAATAAGACCAGAATCTTATGTAAGTATGGAAAATTTCTATACTACTACAGTCTATGATAAAGGTAGTGAAGTTATGAGAATGTATCTTACTATATTAGGtgaagaatattataaaaaaggttttgatatatatattaagaaaaatgATGGAAATACAGCAACCTGTGAAGATTTTAATGATGCTATGGAACAAgcatataaaatgaaaaaagcaGATAATTCAGCAAACTTAAACCAATATTTATTATGGTTCTCACAAAGTGGTACTCCACATGTCAgctttaaatataattatgattcTGAAAAGAAACAATATAGTATACATGTGAATCAATATACTAAACCAGATGAAAAccaaaaagaaaagaaaccTTTGTTCATTCCTATAAGTGTTGGCTTAATTAATCCACAAACTGGTAAAGAAATGATATCACAAACTACCTTAGAATtaacaaaagaaaatgatacatttgtatttaataatataaatgtaaaaccTATACCATCCTTATTTAGAGGTTTTAGTGCACCAGTATATATTGAAGATAACTTAACAGATGAAGAACgtattttattattgaaATATGATACTGATGCTTTTGTTCGTTATAACTCATGtaccaatatatatatgaaacaaatattaatgaattaTAATGAATTCTTAAAAgctaaaaatgaaaatttacaAAACTTTAATCTTACACCAGTAAATACACAATTTATAGATgctataaaatatttattagaaGACCCACATGCTGATGCTGGATTTAAATCATATATTGTATCTTTACCACAAGATAGATATATAATCAACTTTGTAAGTAATTTAGATACAGATGTATTAGCAGATactaaagaatatatatataaacagattggagataaattaaatgatgtatattataaaatgtttaaaaGCTTAGAAGCTAAAGCTGATGATTTAACTTATTTTAATGATGAATCACATGTAGATTTTGATCAAATGAATATGAGAACATTAAGAaatacattattatcattattaagtAAAGCTCAATAtccaaatatattaaatgaaatttTAGAACATTCCAAATCCCCATATCCATCCAACTGGTTAACTAGTTTATCTGTTTCAGCTTATTTcgataaatattttgaacTTTATGATAAAACTTATCAATTATCAAAAGATGATGAATTATTGTTACAAGAATGGTTGAAGACTGTATCCAGATCTGAtagaaaagatatatatgaaatccttaaaaaattagaaaatgaAGTTTTGAAAGACAGTAAGAATCCAAATGATATTAGAGCAGTATATCTTCCATTTACAAACAATTTAAGAAGATTCCATGATATCTCAGGAAAAGGTTATAAATTAATAGCTGAAGTTATTACAAAAACTGATAAATTTAATCCTATGGTTGCAACACAATTATGTGAACCATTCAAATTATGGAATAAATTAGATACAAAAAGACAAGAATTAATGCTTAAAGAAATGAATACAATGTTACAAGAACcaaatatatctaataacTTAAAGGAATATTTGTTAAgattaacaaataaattataaacaaaacaaaaaaaattaaataaataaaggaaatttttaaattctatacactattataatgattaacatatatatatatataatatatatatattataatatttttttatttatattaatataaaaattcaccttttattttatacaattaatataaattttttttttttattattttattatttacaatGTATTTGTGAATCCATTCTTATTGTGTGCGTACCTTTCAAAAAatgtttcctttttttcatatatgaagaaattttttttttttttttttttttttttttttttgaacctTCAATGTTGATTTAGAGAAAaaacttattatttttgtttaatagaattaataaatagaaataaattatGTGGATACATAAAAAGATTATATTAGCAAGtgcaataaaaaaaaaaaaggaattatatatacgtCTTTACATTGTatgcataaaaataaattatagtaaaataaaaataggaTTCAACCATtatagaaattataaaaaatatgataatgtgaacataatattaaattatttatattattattatgttctttgaaattacaaaatatatctttttttttatttttatttttttatgtttgtTTGTATTGTTTCGTATTTTATGTTGaaggaaaatatttatatatatgttaatttttatatagcAAAACATAATTCTTAATTAAGGCAATAAGGTCTTTTATTTGTTAAGGTGTTatgtttttccttttatattattcttacaaagaaaaaagaacaaataattaaataaatctataattataagagatatatagaataaggaacaaatgaaatattatatatatataatatgtcgtatttttttgttgctttattttctaataactatttattattgtttcttattataattataactcAAGATctatttcatatttaatatatatatatttttaattatgaagaaatttttattgttacaattttatatattcaacaaaaatgtatattttttatatcttttattttatttgatttatttattattattcttttttttatataaaattttatatataaatatgcacACATAAGAAGgaattataattaatgtatataattagttatatgtaaataatatatatattaatataataatatacttaaaacattttactatataaaataaaataatgattaaatatatatatataatataatatataccattcatatttatattatgaatatattattaatataataaatatatacatataattatgtattattataataatcattaaAAAAATCTTAATGCTccaaatgtataaaaaaaaatatatataaagaaattaatttcatattaaaaataataataacatatatattatatatattatatatacatgatatatattctaatatatctatacatatattatatatatatatattataaaggttataaatatttatatatatattataatattaataaataccatataataaaatattataaatacaataaataaataaatatatatatataatatatgtatacattaaataatcatttatttttctcttaatatatataagagtaatataaatagaaggaatattaaataaacatatatataatatatatattatatatgtagtattatatatgatagagtatatattatatatataaagaaaaaatagcaatagaaaaaaaaaaagcaaaaaaaaaaaaaattataaaaatatagtgaaaaaaaaaaataagaataaaataatattatatataataaaacatatataataatgaccacatattatttattttgtggaaattaatttaaaaaaaaagttgaagtatttttttattttagatATGATTAACCTAATATAATGTAGtgtaattaatataaaataatattatttataataaatatataaaagtaaattttatatttcataaatatttaatatttatatatacatgtatatatatatattatttttatttacacttttgttatattataataaaaataatatatatttatttattttgttttttttggtgaattaaaaaatataaatatatataatatatatatatataattataataattttatagggatggaaaaaaaaaattaatagattatataaacaaataaaaagaacaaaataaattaaaagatatatagaagagaaaaaaaaaaaaaaaaaaaaaaaaaaaaaaaaaaaaaataatgaaagaatagaatagaatatataaaataaagaatacctttttaagatataaaaaatgaaagaagatttatatcttttttaatttttttctttttttatatatatattatatatatcatttgaaaggaataatgaaattatgtacataagaataatatacttttttttttaatatcatatttttaatgatatataaatttataagtatatttttacataatcATTTATGTAATGTACATAACGTGAAGACTTTTGAgttcaatatataatattagaatatcatataaaaaaatatatttttttttttctaaatataaatatttgatttatgtatatttagttattattattattattattttttaatttattattatatatatatatatatatatatatttttatcatttaataaattatttaagttTTTATTAGTTACCcgtcattttttataattttaatttttcttattaatacCGAGCAAAATGACAAAGGTTGCTGCTGAAAAAGAAGAACCAGGAGTTGTTTATAAAGTGGCTGGTTCATTAGTTATTGCTGAAAATATGAGTGGAACTCGTATGTACGAGTTAGCTAAAGTAGGATGGAATAAACTAGTTGGAGAAATTATTAGATTAGAAGGGAATTATGCATATATACAAGTTTATGAAGATACTTCAGGTTTATCAGTTGGAGATCCTGTTATAAAAACAGGTAATGCTTTATCAGTTGAACTAGGTCCTGGTATTTtagataatatttatgatggTATTCAAAGACCATTAGAAAGAATAGCAAATGTATGTGgtgatgtatatatatataaaggtaTTGATATGACATCTTTAGATCATGATAAGCAATGGCAATTTTATGCTGAtaagaaattaaaattaaatgatattgTTACTGGTGGTGATATTTTTGGATTtgttgatgaaaataaattatttaaagaacATAAAATTATGGCTCCACCAAATGCTAAAGGAAGACTTACGTATATAGCTCCAGATGGATCATATAcattaaaagataaaatatttgaattaGAATAtcaaggaaaaaaatatacatatggtTTATCTCATTTATGGCCAGTTCGTGATCCTAGACCTGTATTAGAAAAAGTAACAGGtgatacattattattaacaggACAAAGAGTTTTAGATTCTTTATTTCCAACAGTTCAAGGTGGTACATGTGCTATTCCTGGTGCTTTTGGTTGTGGAAAAACTTGTGTTTCTCAAGCCTTATCAAAATATTCTAATAGTgaagttattatatatgtaggtTGTGGTGAAAGAGGTAATGAAATGGCTGAAATTTTATCAGACTTTCCTGAACTAACTACTAAAGTAGATAATGAAGATGTAGGTATTATGCAAAGAACTTGTTTAGTTGCTAATACTTCTAATATGCCTGTCGCTGCAAGAGAAGCTAGTATATATACTGGAATTACTTTATGTGAATATTTCCGTGATATGGGTTATAATGCTACTATGATGGCTGATAGTACAAGTAGATGGGCAGAAGCCTTAAGAGAAATCTCAGGACGTTTAGCTGAAATGCCTGCAGATAGTGGATATCCAGCTTATTTAGGTGCTAGATTAGCATCTTTTTATGAACGTGCAGGAAAAGTCAAATGTATTGGTTCTCCATCTCGTATAGGATCTATTACAATTGTTGGTGCTGTTTCTCCACCAGGTGGTGATTTCTCTGATCCTGTTACTACAGCAACCATGTCTATTGTTCAAGCATTTTGGGGATTAGATAAAAAGCTAGCTCAAAGAAAACATTTCCCTTCTGTTAATTGGTCTACATCCTTTTCAAAGTATGTCAGACAATTAGAACAATACTTTGATAATTTTGATCAAGATTTTTTATCCTTAAGACAAAAAATTAGTGATATATTACAACAAGAAAGTGACCTGAATGATATTGTTCAACTAGTAGGAAAAGATTCATTATCAGAAGACCAAAAAGTTGTTATGGAAGTAGCCAAAATTATTAGAGAAGATTTCCTTCAACAAAATGCATTTAGCGATTATGATTATATGTGCCCATTACAAAAAACTGTTGGaatgatgaaaattattTGCCACTTCTATGCTCAATGTTTAAGAACATTACAAGAATATGACTCAAGAGAAAGGAAAATCGGATGGggatctatatataatacattaagACCaactataaataaaattacacATATGAAATTTGAAAACCCAAAAAATTCAGATGAATACTTCAAAAAGTATTTTAAGGCACTTGAAGAAGAAATAACAGTAGGTTTAAGAAACTTGATGGAAAAATGATtgtaacaaaaaatataaaataaaagtgatttatttattagtTGAATAATTAAAGTTATTAATACTTATTTGTATATGATATGtcatataacaaaataaaatttatatgtatatatattaatacttaatgaacaatttaaaaaataatttgaatatttatattagcacaaatatgaataagaaaaataacattatgatcttctttttttttttttacaatacattttttaaaatatattaatatatacaagtatataataatttgataTAATCGATACTTAAAgataacattattttttttatagcaatatttttaatttaattttttattttacatttttaattattatatatacatatatatatgtgtatatttattttatttttttatttgttttttttataaaagtgTACAAAATTTTATACACATAATAAAGTGAACAGtgaatatagatatatatatatttttacatatatatgatattttaattatatttattattattatattattattttatttatttatttatttttttttttttttttttttttttttttttttttttgtttattataagaatgcaataaaaaaaacaatctataaatatatatatatatatatatatttatttatttatttatattagaaatagaaacattttatatttttacctttttataaacacatataaattattttagccataaatataaattttataaaaatatatatatatatatatatatatatatatatatatatatatatacatatttatatgcatatattatCTTATTAGTATTATTCTTActatttttgtttctttttaaaattttaattggTGTAATCATTtggtttttttatttgtcttTTTCTctaatgttatataaaagtataataatatctagtattttcatttgtttaTCATACTAAGGtaatattattgaaaaaaaatttcattcTACAAATCGAAAATGTGTAGTATGTAACATTAGAACatcataaattatttttccattatatgtaatataatgtaatttttttttttttcatttataagtttttaaagaaatattcataaatatatttatatatttataatcatatatttataaaatatgaaggaaaaaaaatgCAAGTAGatcaaattattaaaagaggTTTTTctgaaggaaaaaaaaaaaaaaaaaaaaaaaaatacacatgtATGCATGTttcatattaaataatataaaaaattaagagaatataaattataaaaaaagaaaaaagaaaatatatatattaaaagagaatttttttttttttttttttttcatataatagaTAGGTAttgatattaaataaaataaaaattacgtatgcttatatatattcacattGTTCTTAATTGCAACCTTTCatagattatatatatataaaaaaaaaaaatgtcatagttaaaaataataagccATATTTATGGTCCATAAAATATAgagttatatataaacatacatatatacatatatatatatatatatatatatttatttatatttatatttaatataattttaaaaataaaatatttatttatttaatatggaAGTAATATTCCTTAGTTCGTtcacatttataatattttctatattattgaTACTTATAGTACCTTGTTATTgctttataataaaagatagTAATATAATGAATGATAGGTGGCAATATGAAAATAAGGAGAATACAAATAAGATAAGGCCATATAGAAAAAAACTTAAACATAATGTTAgtttaaataaagatataaaaggAGATGAACATATTATGTCATCATATGAAAatgagaaatatataaaaaagttattagaagattatgaaaaatataaaattacaaCATATAGTTCAgaaaatactttttttttcccaGGACAAGGCGAACAATATTTGTCTATGGGATtagatacatataataattataaagaatgtaaagaattatataatagtgCAAGTAAAATATTAGGATATAATTTAATGGATTTGATAAAAAATGGACCgatagaaaaattaaaaaattcagAAATAGCACAACCATCTATATATACAGTATCTATGGCTTcattagaaaaattaaaaattgaaaataatgatgcttatatgaaattaaatttatgtaTGGGTTATTCATTAGGAGAATATTCAGCTTTAACATGTGCAAATTCTTTATCATTTGAAGAAGgtgtatatataacaaaagaaCGAGGTAAAGCAATGCAATATTGTTctacattatataatatgacaACTATTGCAATTGTAGGATTAAcattagataatataaagaaactAATACAAGAAGTTAACAACAAAATGAATGATGATATCTTTATTGTTAGTTATATGACAGATAGAAAATTTGGTTTATGTGGAAAACCAGATACTATGGACTATCTTAATACATTAgctaaagaaaaatataaagccatatttacaaaaaaattagaaatagCTGGTGCTTtccattctttttatatgttcCCAGCAAAAGAAGcattaaaaaatgttttaaaacaaataacATTTAAAAAGTTATCCGTACCTGTTATATCTAATGTGGATGGAAATGCATATGATGATCCAGTTATTATTAAAGatcttttaattcttcaGTTAACTAGCccaataaaaattaatacatgcttacaaaatgttttaaaacATGGATATAAATCAGGATATGAATTGGGTCCAGGTActataaatacaaatttgTTAAGAGACTTatcaaaaaatacaaaaagggCAATCCCATATATATGAtacaaacaaaataataaatattaaattaatacatacatatatatattatagttattttttatatatagttcatatttataattaacaaaaaaaaaaattgaaaaaattttataaattcacaataaaaagtatatattatatttttaaaggtTTAGTTAAATCATATTTATACGTAttaaagatttttttttttttttttttttttttttttttatgtactaaaaaatgaaaaataagaGTAACTTtataacacaaaaaaaaaagaaaatatttaaataaataagtaaatatatatatatatatatatttatatatttagctTATTAAAAATCCTTgcttttcataatatttttattcgaGAACATTCTGtgtatatttgtattacatatattttcttctatatttCTAAGATGAGTACACTTACTATTGTCATAATGGTTTGACTTggtaatattaaatttactattatttatatgtttgattgtatgttcattatttatatttgctTTTTTTGGTGCCTTTTCTTTGATCTTATTTAGAAACTCCTGCACAGAATATATAgaatttttttccatattcaTTTGTAATttgcaatttttttttttctcatttaatatattatcaaatttaaaattattaacaatatttaaaagaacatCTTTTCTACTATATGAGAAATCttcctttttaatattatttgttttattactatattggtcatcattttttattctttcttCTTTGTTATGTGtataatcataatttttattatcattaataatattattattattatttatatcaccattatttttgtttgttcTCATTTCATATGGGCAATAATtctcatttttatatctattaaatatttcatttaaacGGTCAtgcataatattaaaatttttttttttctttatatataattggtCTCTTTGttttattgtattattattacttaaaggtttatttttatcaacaGTTGCAATATTATGTCTTTTTATTGCTATGGTGCCATTTTGATCTtgatatgtattattaatatgtctcaatttaaataattgttcgtatacatttttttttttatcatccttttcttgtttttccttttctttattttcataatcttttatatttttattatattccttttgtaataattcttcatcaatatattctttttctttattatattcataaataatattttctttatctttatattcaACATCTAAACCTTCCCCCttctgattttttttttttttttccaccTCCATATTTAAATGGTTATTCaatgttttaatattattattataatgagaATCAACATTATGAAttccataatttttattttttattccatttttataatttttttgttgggAACTTGGAAACATATTTGAATTgcttatataattattatttttgttactagaattattataatttccattatattttaatttattttgcaTACTTAgtaattgttttattttatttacactttcctttattttcttttgttcttcttgttcataatataattttttatcttcatgttctatataatttttattttgttcagatgaaagtttatattttatgtaattatcttttatattatcacctTTAGGAagattatttgtattataattattatttgaagaCGAATGACCTGATGATACTGtgtaagaaatattttttattttattattattattattattatttatttttaatatttttctttttattaaccatttttttacattatattgtattaaaGCAATACATTTTAAAAACCATACCAAGGTTgtattatatgtgtatataattttacgATTATTTACTAAACTATTAATATGTACTTTTAtactttgtttttttttttctgttttgtcttgtatatatatttgtatattactTGTTGTTTTATTAGATAGATCTTCATAAATAATATCCCATTTATTATCTtcaattttttgttttctttcgattttttcttcttcaggTATTTCTAATGATGAATGAAAATCATAATAACTATAATTactatgataattattactattcTTTTTGGTTGTGCtgctttttattttatcatgtATGTATGATATATTTGCTTCACTTCCTTCaaataaattttcatttttgtgaatcatattctttttttcatcatattttaaattaaaactactatattttttccgatccaattttaaattttcataaCTCCAATGTGTTGTTTTTGTATGAATAGGAGTact
This region of Plasmodium sp. gorilla clade G2 genome assembly, chromosome: 13 genomic DNA includes:
- a CDS encoding M1-family alanyl aminopeptidase, which codes for MKLRKGCAYKYIIFTVLILANILYDNKKRCMIKKNLRISSCGIISRLLKSNSNYNSFNKNYNFTSAISELQFSNFWNLDILQKDIFSNIHNNKNKPQSYIIHKRLMSEKGDNHNNQNNNGNDNKKRLGSVVNNEENTCSDKRMKPFEEGHGFTQVDKMNNNIDNLQQNGVMNLNSNNVDNNNSVVAKKNEPKIHYRKDYKPSGFVINNVTLNINIHDNETTVRSILDMDISKHNVGEDLVFDGVGLKINEISINNKKLVEGEEYTYDNEFLTIFSKFVPKSKFAFSSEVVIHPETNYALTGLYKSKNIIVSQCEATGFRRITFFIDRPDMMAKYDVTVTADKQKYPVLLSNGDKVNEFDIPGGRHGARFNDPHLKPCYLFAVVAGDLKHLSATYTTKYTKKKIELYVFSEEKYVSKLQWALECLKKSMAFDEDYFGLEYDLSRLNLVAVSDFNVGAMENKGLNIFNANSLLASKKNSIDFSYARILTVVGHEYFHNYTGNRVTLRDWFQLTLKEGLTVHRENLFSEEMTKTVTTRLSHVDLLRSVQFLEDSSPLSHPIRPESYVSMENFYTTTVYDKGSEVMRMYLTILGEEYYKKGFDIYIKKNDGNTATCEDFNDAMEQAYKMKKADNSANLNQYLLWFSQSGTPHVSFKYNYDSEKKQYSIHVNQYTKPDENQKEKKPLFIPISVGLINPQTGKEMISQTTLELTKENDTFVFNNINVKPIPSLFRGFSAPVYIEDNLTDEERILLLKYDTDAFVRYNSCTNIYMKQILMNYNEFLKAKNENLQNFNLTPVNTQFIDAIKYLLEDPHADAGFKSYIVSLPQDRYIINFVSNLDTDVLADTKEYIYKQIGDKLNDVYYKMFKSLEAKADDLTYFNDESHVDFDQMNMRTLRNTLLSLLSKAQYPNILNEILEHSKSPYPSNWLTSLSVSAYFDKYFELYDKTYQLSKDDELLLQEWLKTVSRSDRKDIYEILKKLENEVLKDSKNPNDIRAVYLPFTNNLRRFHDISGKGYKLIAEVITKTDKFNPMVATQLCEPFKLWNKLDTKRQELMLKEMNTMLQEPNISNNLKEYLLRLTNKL
- a CDS encoding vacuolar ATP synthase subunit a, translated to MTKVAAEKEEPGVVYKVAGSLVIAENMSGTRMYELAKVGWNKLVGEIIRLEGNYAYIQVYEDTSGLSVGDPVIKTGNALSVELGPGILDNIYDGIQRPLERIANVCGDVYIYKGIDMTSLDHDKQWQFYADKKLKLNDIVTGGDIFGFVDENKLFKEHKIMAPPNAKGRLTYIAPDGSYTLKDKIFELEYQGKKYTYGLSHLWPVRDPRPVLEKVTGDTLLLTGQRVLDSLFPTVQGGTCAIPGAFGCGKTCVSQALSKYSNSEVIIYVGCGERGNEMAEILSDFPELTTKVDNEDVGIMQRTCLVANTSNMPVAAREASIYTGITLCEYFRDMGYNATMMADSTSRWAEALREISGRLAEMPADSGYPAYLGARLASFYERAGKVKCIGSPSRIGSITIVGAVSPPGGDFSDPVTTATMSIVQAFWGLDKKLAQRKHFPSVNWSTSFSKYVRQLEQYFDNFDQDFLSLRQKISDILQQESDLNDIVQLVGKDSLSEDQKVVMEVAKIIREDFLQQNAFSDYDYMCPLQKTVGMMKIICHFYAQCLRTLQEYDSRERKIGWGSIYNTLRPTINKITHMKFENPKNSDEYFKKYFKALEEEITVGLRNLMEK
- a CDS encoding malonyl CoA-acyl carrier protein transacylase precursor translates to MEVIFLSSFTFIIFSILLILIVPCYCFIIKDSNIMNDRWQYENKENTNKIRPYRKKLKHNVSLNKDIKGDEHIMSSYENEKYIKKLLEDYEKYKITTYSSENTFFFPGQGEQYLSMGLDTYNNYKECKELYNSASKILGYNLMDLIKNGPIEKLKNSEIAQPSIYTVSMASLEKLKIENNDAYMKLNLCMGYSLGEYSALTCANSLSFEEGVYITKERGKAMQYCSTLYNMTTIAIVGLTLDNIKKLIQEVNNKMNDDIFIVSYMTDRKFGLCGKPDTMDYLNTLAKEKYKAIFTKKLEIAGAFHSFYMFPAKEALKNVLKQITFKKLSVPVISNVDGNAYDDPVIIKDLLILQLTSPIKINTCLQNVLKHGYKSGYELGPGTINTNLLRDLSKNTKRAIPYI